The DNA region GAAGTCGACGCGTTCAAGCGCGCCGAGTGCGGCCGTAACTTTGCCTTCGTAGTCCGTGTCGAGATAGCCGGTGGCGCCGGGGACCTCGAGCACGTGCATGCCCGCGCACACGCCGATGCCGTTCACGAGATCGACCGCCGACACGACCGCGCCATCGATTCCGAACCGGTCGCGGAAGGTGCGCATCTTCGGGGATCTACCTTGGCCCCACAGCCATACACTCGTCGGCGCAAGGTCGCCGCGCTCGCGGCGCGCTCGCGAGACAGGATGCGTTGCCAGCACATCCTGCGATCGGGCCATGAGCAGTTGAAGGAATTCCCCGGCGCGCCCGCCCGGTACATAGGGGGCATAGGCCTGGTCCGTGATATTGTGGGGCGGTTCGCATTTGACCTGCGAAAGCTCTTCCACGGAGAGGTCTTGACTCGTGACGATGCCAAGATGGCGATAGCTTACGCCGGTATGGAGCTGGACTGGGAGGTCGGCAAAGGCCTCGTTCAGACTTGGTATGATTTCGGCTGCTTCGCGGGTCGAGATGTGGCCCGAGGTGAAGCTTCGCATGGTCCCGTTCTCGAGCGTCACCAGATTGCAGCGAAAGGCTACCTGATTTTCGCCGAGGAGGATGCCTTGCCGGGCGGCCTCGAGCGGTGCGCGGCCCGTGAATGTCTCGTGCGGGTCATAGCCGAAAAGCGAGAGGTTGCCGATGTCGCTTCCTGCCGGGAGATCGTCGGGGATCGGTTTGAAAAGTGCGCAGATTCCGCGACGGGCAATTTCGTCCATCGCGGGGGTCCTAGCAGCTTCAAGGGGGGTGCGGCCACCGAGTTCCGGAATGGCAAAGTCGGCCATGCCGTCACCCAGTAGCACGAGGTATTTCACGATCCGGACTCCACTAGAAATTTGAAGTGGTGAACATAGCATATTGCCGGGGTCGAAGTCAAGCTATCCCATTGAAATTACAATAGGTTAAGTGCTTTTTTCGATGAACCGATTAAATGATAATACTGATAATATCGATGCCTTGTTGAGTCGTGCTAAGGAATGTCTGATCGCGGACGGCGTCGACCTCGATCATGACCAGGTGGCCAAGCTCCGAATGCACGTGGAATTGATTCGGGAATGGAACGAAGTTGTAGGTCTTGTATCTACGGGTGACGCTAACGCTTTGTGGGAGCGCCACGTCGTTGACAGCCTGAGCCTGGCAGGCGTTATCCGTCGCCTCGGGCTCGAGTCCGCCCGATTGTACGATGTTGGAAGCGGTGGCGGGTTTCCAGCCATTCCGATCAAAGTGGCGTTGCCGGCGCTACGAGTTGATCTTATAGAGCGGTCTGTCAAGAAGGTCGGGTTCCTGCGCAAGGTGATCGCGGCGCTGGCGCTGCGGGATG from Candidatus Hydrogenedentota bacterium includes:
- a CDS encoding cofactor-independent phosphoglycerate mutase → MKYLVLLGDGMADFAIPELGGRTPLEAARTPAMDEIARRGICALFKPIPDDLPAGSDIGNLSLFGYDPHETFTGRAPLEAARQGILLGENQVAFRCNLVTLENGTMRSFTSGHISTREAAEIIPSLNEAFADLPVQLHTGVSYRHLGIVTSQDLSVEELSQVKCEPPHNITDQAYAPYVPGGRAGEFLQLLMARSQDVLATHPVSRARRERGDLAPTSVWLWGQGRSPKMRTFRDRFGIDGAVVSAVDLVNGIGVCAGMHVLEVPGATGYLDTDYEGKVTAALGALERVDFAYIHVEAPDETSHEGKLDLKLRAIKDFDSRVVTPCLDWALKRGDVRIAVAPDHITALSTKTHAGGPVPFAMFGPGVVPDATLVYSEPEAAKTGIVFPNGHEMVPAMIELPVVDAAALLGSRT
- a CDS encoding class I SAM-dependent methyltransferase, which translates into the protein MLFSMNRLNDNTDNIDALLSRAKECLIADGVDLDHDQVAKLRMHVELIREWNEVVGLVSTGDANALWERHVVDSLSLAGVIRRLGLESARLYDVGSGGGFPAIPIKVALPALRVDLIERSVKKVGFLRKVIAALALRDVTVHSMELSQFGQFDGASVVTARAIENPRKAAAEIGFRLGGASVFLSQLNLVFDDKFATERVEDQWTRAGLRRGSLDLVANREAYG